The following coding sequences lie in one Burkholderia cepacia genomic window:
- a CDS encoding aldehyde dehydrogenase family protein, translated as MKIYDQFYIDGAWRKPAGTGTIDVIDSGTEAVIGRIPEGVASDAQDAIRAARAAFDTWAATPAATRAGYLRKIVDHLQARSEELAQSITGEVGMPIKLSRAIQVGGPIYNWKAYAKLAESFEFEAQVGNSLVVREPVGVVAAITPWNYPLNQVTLKVAPALAAGCTVVLKPSEVAPLNAFMLAEAIHAAGLPAGVFNLVCGYGPVVGEVLATDPDVDMVSFTGSTRAGKRVAELAAAGVKRVALELGGKSASVILDDADFATAVKGTVNACYLNAGQTCSAHTRMLVPEARYDEAREIAKAAAETYVAGDPRQDATRLGALASAVQQQRVQAYIQRGIDEGAELVTGGTGLPEGLAKGFFVKPTVFGRVDPKSTIAQEEIFGPVLSIITYRDEDEAVRIANDSPYGLGGAVWAGSDERAMRVARRIRTGQVDINGGIWNGAAPFGGYKQSGHGRENGVYGLEEYLEYKSMQLKPAKPA; from the coding sequence ATGAAAATCTACGACCAGTTCTACATCGACGGCGCATGGCGCAAACCGGCCGGAACCGGCACGATCGACGTGATCGACTCGGGCACCGAGGCCGTGATCGGCCGGATTCCCGAAGGCGTCGCATCCGACGCGCAGGACGCGATCCGCGCCGCGCGCGCGGCGTTCGACACCTGGGCGGCCACGCCGGCCGCGACGCGCGCGGGCTACCTGCGCAAGATCGTCGATCATCTGCAGGCGCGCAGCGAGGAGCTTGCGCAGTCGATCACCGGCGAAGTCGGGATGCCGATCAAGCTGTCGCGCGCGATCCAGGTCGGCGGCCCGATCTACAACTGGAAGGCGTACGCGAAGCTCGCCGAGTCGTTCGAATTCGAGGCACAGGTCGGCAACTCGCTCGTCGTGCGCGAGCCGGTCGGCGTCGTCGCGGCGATCACGCCGTGGAACTACCCGCTGAACCAGGTCACGCTGAAGGTCGCGCCGGCGCTCGCGGCTGGCTGCACGGTCGTCCTGAAGCCGTCCGAAGTCGCACCGCTCAACGCGTTCATGCTCGCCGAAGCGATTCACGCAGCCGGGCTGCCGGCCGGCGTGTTCAACCTCGTGTGCGGCTACGGGCCGGTCGTCGGCGAAGTGCTGGCCACCGATCCGGACGTCGACATGGTGTCGTTCACGGGCTCGACGCGTGCCGGCAAGCGCGTGGCCGAGCTGGCGGCCGCGGGCGTCAAGCGCGTCGCGCTGGAGCTGGGCGGCAAGTCGGCGTCGGTGATCCTCGACGACGCCGATTTCGCGACGGCCGTGAAGGGCACGGTCAACGCGTGCTACCTGAACGCGGGGCAGACCTGCTCCGCGCATACGCGCATGCTGGTGCCGGAAGCACGCTACGACGAAGCGCGCGAGATCGCGAAAGCCGCGGCCGAAACGTACGTCGCGGGCGACCCGCGGCAGGACGCGACGCGCCTCGGCGCACTCGCGTCGGCCGTGCAGCAGCAGCGCGTGCAGGCGTATATCCAGCGCGGCATCGATGAAGGCGCGGAACTCGTGACGGGCGGCACGGGCCTGCCGGAAGGGCTCGCGAAAGGCTTCTTCGTGAAGCCGACGGTGTTCGGTCGCGTCGATCCGAAATCGACGATCGCGCAGGAAGAGATCTTCGGGCCGGTGCTGTCGATCATCACGTACCGCGATGAAGACGAAGCCGTGCGCATCGCGAACGATTCGCCGTACGGGCTCGGCGGCGCGGTGTGGGCCGGCAGCGACGAACGCGCGATGCGCGTCGCGCGCCGCATCCGTACCGGGCAGGTCGACATCAACGGCGGCATCTGGAACGGCGCCGCGCCGTTCGGCGGCTACAAGCAGTCGGGGCACGGTCGCGAGAACGGCGTGTACGGGCTCGAAGAGTATCTCGAGTACAAGTCGATGCAACTGAAGCCGGCGAAGCCTGCCTGA
- a CDS encoding glycosyltransferase, which produces MKRILFCVVPEKGHVNPCIGPAQHLRAAGCDVAFYAPADISEQLDGAGGIVFVGPRETPERHDLSRGASFAANIRDAGWLRHWIRTLLIDLAPSQVDGIRAVLRDWRPDVVVIDPLLYAAAIAAELEGLPWVSMSNSLNPVLPDDLDSELLRTVRWLAPERANLFARYGLDARFRGCDVLSPHLTLAFTTDALVGAPPPGVELVGPAMPSGPRGDETAFPWERIDADRPLVYMSLGSQLYYHPDLFAKVIDATRATSAQLVLSVGELVDSDLLPAADERVIAVRYAPQLALLQRTHAFVSHGGANSVMESLACGVPMLLSPFCNDQFHSAHFVERAGAGCVLDLQQAGVVDIAEALERLLRPGSLREHAARIRDSYVRDGSAEAARLISALASGNRLATAS; this is translated from the coding sequence ATGAAACGCATCCTGTTCTGCGTGGTGCCCGAGAAAGGCCACGTCAACCCATGCATCGGTCCGGCCCAGCACCTGCGCGCCGCCGGCTGCGACGTCGCGTTCTACGCGCCGGCCGACATCAGCGAACAGCTCGATGGCGCCGGCGGCATCGTGTTCGTCGGGCCGCGCGAGACACCCGAGCGCCACGACCTGTCGCGCGGCGCGAGCTTCGCCGCGAACATTCGCGATGCCGGCTGGCTGCGGCACTGGATCCGCACGCTGCTGATCGATCTTGCGCCGTCGCAGGTGGACGGCATCCGCGCGGTGCTGCGCGACTGGCGACCTGACGTGGTCGTGATCGATCCGCTGCTTTATGCGGCAGCGATTGCCGCCGAGCTGGAAGGCTTGCCGTGGGTGTCGATGTCGAATTCGCTGAATCCGGTGCTGCCGGACGATCTCGATTCGGAACTGCTGCGCACGGTGCGATGGCTCGCGCCGGAACGCGCGAACCTGTTCGCGCGCTACGGGCTCGACGCGCGCTTTCGCGGTTGCGATGTCCTGTCGCCGCACCTCACGCTCGCGTTCACGACCGACGCGCTGGTCGGTGCGCCGCCGCCAGGTGTCGAACTGGTCGGCCCTGCGATGCCGTCGGGCCCGCGCGGCGACGAGACGGCGTTTCCGTGGGAGCGCATCGACGCCGATCGCCCGCTCGTCTACATGTCGCTGGGCAGCCAGCTTTACTACCATCCGGACCTGTTCGCGAAGGTCATCGACGCGACGCGGGCGACGTCGGCGCAACTGGTGCTGTCGGTGGGTGAACTGGTCGATTCGGATCTGCTGCCGGCCGCTGACGAGCGCGTGATCGCGGTGCGTTATGCGCCGCAACTGGCGCTGCTGCAACGCACGCATGCATTCGTCAGTCACGGCGGCGCGAATTCAGTAATGGAATCGCTCGCGTGCGGCGTGCCGATGCTGCTGTCGCCGTTCTGTAACGACCAGTTCCATTCGGCGCACTTCGTCGAGCGGGCCGGCGCGGGGTGCGTGCTCGATCTGCAGCAGGCCGGCGTTGTGGATATCGCCGAGGCGCTCGAGCGCCTGTTGCGTCCCGGTTCGCTGCGCGAGCACGCGGCACGCATCCGCGACAGCTACGTGCGCGACGGCTCGGCGGAGGCTGCGCGCCTGATCAGCGCACTCGCTTCAGGAAACCGCCTGGCGACAGCGTCATGA
- a CDS encoding phosphotransferase: MVNATSRSDVKTLEPWLRRYWNIVPARVQALASGHTNKTYLVECDAGRAVLRVSWSGKPVEQVHREASILGHLGDTRTAPALPALPRLRPTVDAQSGVQIDDGSWLHLFEHIDGHPGLPNDAHAGAIDAMRALAHLHAALAAVPVSESTPLAWLSARHARVAVRAMPVLPGDLSGDYDTVIRRIGAHLAAAAHWLTGPVHWLHGDYHAGNLLYVGPAVNGVLDFDDAGQGVQWLEAAFALFALSRDAGRDDRFVFNAQRWEAGLLTYARTRADGVPDWMRANRDALMMLFCADQTLIHLEAAQRGLWMPGPGIGFLGGWRQLLDNAAPGS, translated from the coding sequence ATGGTCAATGCAACGAGTAGGAGTGACGTGAAAACGCTGGAACCGTGGCTTCGCCGGTACTGGAACATCGTGCCGGCACGCGTGCAGGCGCTGGCATCGGGCCATACTAACAAAACGTATCTCGTCGAGTGCGATGCGGGGCGCGCGGTGCTGCGCGTGTCATGGTCCGGCAAGCCGGTCGAGCAGGTGCATCGCGAGGCGTCGATACTCGGTCATCTCGGTGATACGCGTACAGCGCCGGCATTGCCCGCGCTGCCGCGGCTGCGGCCGACCGTCGATGCGCAATCCGGTGTGCAGATCGACGATGGAAGCTGGCTGCACCTGTTCGAGCATATCGACGGTCACCCCGGCCTGCCGAATGACGCGCACGCCGGTGCGATCGATGCGATGCGCGCGCTCGCGCACCTGCATGCGGCACTGGCCGCGGTACCCGTAAGCGAATCGACGCCGCTGGCGTGGCTGTCGGCGCGTCATGCGCGCGTGGCGGTACGCGCGATGCCGGTGCTGCCGGGCGACTTGAGCGGCGATTACGACACGGTGATCCGGCGGATCGGCGCGCATCTCGCCGCTGCCGCGCACTGGCTGACGGGGCCCGTGCATTGGCTGCACGGCGACTATCACGCGGGCAACCTGCTGTATGTCGGGCCTGCGGTGAACGGCGTGCTGGATTTCGACGATGCCGGGCAGGGCGTGCAGTGGCTCGAGGCGGCGTTTGCGCTGTTCGCACTGTCGCGCGACGCGGGCCGGGACGATCGTTTCGTGTTCAACGCGCAGCGATGGGAGGCTGGCTTGCTCACCTATGCACGGACGCGAGCCGATGGTGTGCCGGACTGGATGCGTGCCAATCGCGATGCGTTGATGATGCTGTTCTGCGCCGACCAGACGCTGATTCATCTGGAGGCGGCGCAGCGCGGCTTGTGGATGCCGGGGCCCGGCATCGGATTCCTCGGTGGCTGGCGACAGTTGCTGGACAATGCGGCGCCGGGAAGCTGA
- a CDS encoding asparagine synthase-related protein has translation MIVGTRDPFGFDRLHYHPRSGVSASGIRAALRAAGQPAGAPDTAAIAGYLSGERLVGRTVLRDVLAVPPGHALIRSPEGLAVQPSPERPQYADLDTVLRASLQRALDSGKRVALALSGGLDSALLLAQLRELGALPHVTAYILATDMPDYCELDAALELATQMQANVKIVRANEADFVAALPRTTHAVEEPMFNLHPVAKLLLAEAMAADGIEVAITGDGADQVLRRDRSANYLPLCHALFDAASVDLHPPFVDAAVVAHLTSIAPDPNKQCLRDLGARLNLPGRLVHGPKRGRLAPAMDLGALLDRDRTHVLADTLGLAAPTLQADTERVLWATLTLILDYLEHLHLDAAHRPT, from the coding sequence ATGATCGTCGGCACGCGCGACCCGTTCGGTTTCGATCGTCTTCACTACCATCCGCGCAGCGGCGTGTCGGCGTCCGGCATTCGCGCCGCGCTGCGTGCGGCGGGGCAACCGGCCGGTGCGCCGGACACGGCGGCCATCGCGGGCTACCTGAGCGGCGAGCGTCTCGTCGGCCGCACCGTGCTGCGCGACGTGCTTGCGGTGCCGCCCGGGCACGCGCTGATCCGTTCGCCGGAAGGGCTGGCGGTGCAGCCGTCGCCGGAACGGCCACAGTACGCCGATCTGGACACCGTGCTGCGCGCGTCGCTGCAACGCGCGCTCGACAGCGGCAAGCGCGTCGCACTGGCGCTGAGCGGCGGGCTCGATTCGGCGCTGTTGCTCGCGCAACTGCGCGAACTCGGCGCACTGCCGCACGTGACGGCCTACATTCTCGCGACCGACATGCCCGACTACTGCGAACTCGACGCGGCGCTCGAACTGGCCACGCAGATGCAGGCGAACGTGAAGATCGTCCGCGCGAACGAGGCCGATTTCGTCGCGGCGCTGCCGAGAACGACCCATGCGGTCGAGGAACCGATGTTCAACCTGCATCCGGTCGCGAAGCTGTTGCTGGCCGAGGCGATGGCCGCGGACGGCATCGAGGTCGCGATTACCGGCGACGGCGCGGATCAGGTGTTGCGCCGTGACCGGTCGGCCAACTATCTGCCGCTATGCCACGCGTTGTTCGATGCGGCGTCGGTCGACCTGCATCCGCCGTTCGTCGATGCGGCCGTCGTCGCGCATCTGACGAGCATCGCGCCTGACCCGAACAAGCAATGCCTGCGCGATCTCGGCGCGCGCCTGAACCTGCCGGGCCGTCTGGTGCATGGCCCCAAGCGCGGGCGGCTCGCGCCGGCGATGGATCTCGGCGCGCTGCTCGATCGCGACCGCACGCATGTGCTGGCCGACACGCTTGGCCTTGCCGCCCCCACGCTGCAGGCCGATACCGAACGCGTGCTGTGGGCGACGCTGACACTGATCCTCGATTATCTCGAGCACCTTCACCTCGATGCCGCGCATCGCCCAACCTGA
- a CDS encoding DUF2501 domain-containing protein encodes MNARLYRATVAGALIGLLAPFSVAHAQLGDVLKQVGGGDSGGSAGGALGNLGGLGGALTGGGGASLTPGSTGNVAGLLQFCIQNNYLGGASGGGAASVKDALMGKLGGNASSDSGYTSGASGILDAGGGSKLDLSGGGLKQQVTKQICDKVLTQAKSLL; translated from the coding sequence ATGAATGCACGTCTATACCGCGCGACCGTTGCCGGCGCGTTGATCGGATTGCTCGCACCGTTTTCGGTGGCCCATGCGCAGCTTGGCGATGTCCTGAAACAGGTCGGCGGCGGCGATTCGGGCGGCAGTGCGGGCGGTGCGCTCGGCAACCTCGGCGGCCTCGGCGGCGCGCTGACGGGCGGCGGCGGTGCGTCGCTGACGCCGGGCAGCACCGGCAACGTCGCGGGCCTGCTGCAGTTCTGCATCCAGAACAATTATCTCGGCGGTGCGTCCGGTGGCGGCGCAGCGTCGGTGAAGGACGCGCTGATGGGCAAGCTCGGCGGCAATGCGTCGTCGGACAGCGGCTATACGAGCGGCGCAAGCGGGATCCTCGACGCCGGCGGCGGCAGCAAGCTCGATCTGAGCGGCGGCGGCCTGAAGCAGCAGGTGACCAAGCAGATTTGCGACAAGGTGCTGACGCAGGCGAAGTCGCTGCTGTAA
- a CDS encoding phosphotransferase enzyme family protein: protein MDALAATFDEIRDAYALGRSEAPRRVSDRVWHLPTDSGGGVAVKLYASEHLARATKEAAVLAHLETHGDPRFHVQTLKRTTSGEPLWTGQGSHAMLTRWEAGQFRTYDTFSPTEWDALGASLAALHLSLEQLCLPQLDTIRARLAAIDADAVRRSLLDALNHARSNDNTENLRRYVDLALRMLDRYYSGSIDAFPADDPQHPIHNDYNQFNYLFTGRLPPLILDWEASIGAPREYELVRCLNHLPLEAPQLAAAFVRGYQRVRPVSPARIAWAVDAACLQHALKLWVVQGWLDDPSRFASHLSGAVTMASAMVDARGHLVDFFSRCTEAGT from the coding sequence ATGGACGCGCTCGCCGCTACCTTCGACGAGATTCGCGATGCCTATGCGCTCGGCCGCAGCGAGGCGCCGCGCCGCGTCAGCGATCGCGTATGGCATTTGCCGACTGACAGTGGCGGTGGTGTGGCGGTCAAGCTCTATGCGTCCGAACATCTTGCACGCGCGACCAAGGAGGCTGCTGTCCTCGCGCACCTCGAAACGCACGGCGATCCCCGATTCCATGTACAGACGCTGAAACGCACGACGTCCGGCGAGCCGCTGTGGACGGGGCAAGGATCGCACGCGATGTTGACGCGCTGGGAAGCCGGGCAGTTCAGAACCTACGATACGTTTTCACCGACCGAATGGGATGCACTCGGTGCGAGCCTGGCGGCGTTGCATCTGAGCCTTGAGCAGCTTTGTTTGCCGCAGCTCGACACGATCCGCGCGCGGCTGGCCGCGATCGACGCGGATGCGGTGCGGCGCAGTTTGCTCGATGCGCTGAATCACGCACGCTCGAACGACAACACCGAGAACCTGCGCCGCTATGTCGATCTCGCGCTGCGCATGCTCGACCGCTACTATTCCGGCAGCATCGATGCGTTTCCCGCCGACGATCCGCAACACCCGATCCACAACGACTACAACCAGTTCAACTATCTGTTTACGGGCAGGCTGCCGCCGCTGATCCTCGACTGGGAAGCGTCGATTGGCGCGCCGCGCGAGTACGAACTGGTGCGGTGCCTGAATCATCTGCCGCTGGAAGCGCCTCAGCTGGCAGCAGCGTTCGTGCGCGGATACCAGCGGGTACGGCCGGTGAGTCCCGCGCGCATCGCGTGGGCGGTCGATGCCGCATGCCTGCAGCACGCGCTCAAGCTGTGGGTCGTGCAAGGCTGGCTCGACGATCCGTCGCGCTTCGCGTCGCACCTGAGCGGCGCGGTGACGATGGCGTCCGCGATGGTGGACGCGCGTGGCCATCTCGTCGATTTCTTTTCCCGTTGCACGGAAGCAGGAACCTGA
- a CDS encoding 4Fe-4S cluster-binding domain-containing protein codes for MSANPNTIPNPSPSGERQHVFPPPLDRDYRVENGRVRTRSLEAHIVDHCNLTCAECCSLSPLLPEWHASPESIEADLRKAAKVLSPRMFKLVGGEPLLHPALVELVERVRATGIAPVISVTTNGLKLGEMPDAFWQVVDALTISRYPKPALSSDLVAYVERQAARFDVRLNWKVQDVFTTMNRAQPGTDRDEAQRLYHDCWIRERCHMIRDGMFYTCTRPAHFHTLYKGEKDFQADGLPLRDDAGMLDAMLAYLQREAPLEACLHCQGGSAPVAPHRILKRIEVDTLKARYP; via the coding sequence GTGAGTGCGAATCCGAACACGATCCCGAATCCGTCACCGTCCGGCGAGCGGCAGCATGTCTTCCCGCCGCCGCTCGATCGCGACTACCGCGTCGAAAACGGTCGCGTCCGCACGCGCTCGCTGGAAGCGCATATCGTCGATCATTGCAACCTGACCTGTGCGGAATGCTGCTCGCTGTCGCCGCTGTTGCCCGAGTGGCATGCGAGCCCCGAATCGATCGAGGCTGATCTGCGCAAGGCTGCGAAGGTGTTGAGCCCGCGCATGTTCAAGCTGGTCGGCGGCGAGCCGCTGCTGCATCCGGCGCTCGTCGAACTGGTCGAACGCGTGCGCGCGACGGGCATCGCACCCGTGATCTCCGTCACGACGAACGGGCTGAAGCTCGGCGAGATGCCGGACGCGTTCTGGCAGGTGGTGGATGCGCTGACGATCTCGCGCTATCCGAAGCCGGCGCTTTCGTCCGACCTGGTCGCCTACGTCGAGCGTCAGGCCGCGCGTTTCGACGTGCGCCTGAACTGGAAGGTGCAGGACGTGTTCACGACGATGAATCGCGCACAGCCCGGCACCGACCGCGACGAAGCGCAGCGCCTCTATCACGATTGCTGGATCCGCGAGCGCTGCCATATGATTCGCGACGGCATGTTCTACACGTGCACGCGTCCCGCGCATTTCCATACGCTCTACAAGGGCGAGAAGGATTTTCAGGCCGACGGCCTGCCGCTGCGCGACGACGCGGGCATGCTCGACGCGATGCTCGCCTATCTGCAACGCGAGGCGCCGCTCGAAGCGTGCCTGCATTGCCAGGGCGGCAGCGCGCCGGTGGCGCCGCATCGCATCCTGAAACGCATTGAAGTGGACACCTTGAAGGCCCGTTATCCATGA
- a CDS encoding DUF1289 domain-containing protein — translation MASNLHDLPDSPCIGVCSTLFDEVCKGCGRTAAEVSNWVFLSDEEKQAVWERITREGTAMRFQYDKL, via the coding sequence ATGGCCTCCAATCTCCACGACCTGCCCGACAGCCCCTGCATCGGCGTGTGCTCGACCCTCTTCGACGAAGTCTGCAAGGGCTGCGGCCGCACGGCCGCCGAAGTATCGAACTGGGTGTTCCTGAGCGACGAAGAAAAGCAGGCGGTGTGGGAGCGCATCACACGCGAAGGCACCGCGATGCGCTTCCAGTACGACAAGCTGTAA
- a CDS encoding polysaccharide deacetylase family protein, which translates to MSIHLSFDDGPGPSTPPLLDVLRDASCKATFFLLGKNLAGALDVAASMAREGHRLGNHTHSHARPGALAHDALIDEIEATDALIRDAYRAAGVTAPDAIPLRLPYGLMPQDDRAGVLARLRREHTGWTAILDDWQRPAPSPQALFDAMCAHVDASTAQHRDVLFCMHDGSRHGEARPNTVEAVRLFLNRRD; encoded by the coding sequence ATGTCCATTCACCTCAGCTTCGACGACGGTCCAGGCCCGTCGACCCCTCCGTTGCTCGACGTCCTGCGCGACGCATCGTGCAAGGCAACTTTCTTCCTGCTCGGTAAAAATCTGGCGGGCGCACTCGACGTCGCCGCGAGCATGGCGCGCGAAGGCCACCGGCTCGGCAATCACACCCATTCGCACGCAAGGCCGGGCGCACTGGCGCACGACGCACTGATCGACGAGATCGAAGCGACCGACGCACTGATCCGCGATGCCTATAGGGCGGCCGGTGTTACCGCGCCGGACGCGATCCCGCTGCGTCTTCCGTACGGGCTGATGCCGCAGGACGATCGCGCCGGCGTGCTTGCGCGCCTGCGACGCGAACACACGGGCTGGACCGCGATACTCGACGACTGGCAGCGACCGGCACCGTCGCCGCAGGCGCTGTTCGACGCGATGTGCGCGCATGTCGACGCCAGCACAGCGCAGCATCGCGATGTACTGTTCTGCATGCACGACGGGTCGCGACATGGCGAAGCGCGGCCCAACACGGTCGAAGCCGTCCGCCTGTTCCTGAATCGGCGGGACTGA
- a CDS encoding NAD(P)H-dependent flavin oxidoreductase — MTVRTSFPPLTIRGRTLLPVVQGGMGVGISAHRLAGSVAREGAVGTIASIDLRHHHADLLARCRAQPDRVTLEAANLEALAREIRLAKTYSEGRGMIAVNVMKAVSAHADYVRAACDEGADAIVMGAGLPLDLPDLTQGHDIALIPILSDSRGIALVLKKWMKKGRLPDAIVIEHPAHAGGHLGVTQIDDMHDHRFDFARVLDETAQVMASLGLERETIPLIVAGGVNSHDTVRAAFAAGANGVQVGTPFAVTEEGDAHPHFKRVLADATPDDIVEFVSVTGLPARAVKTPWLDRYLRNETRIRTKLGALKQRCPTALECLSVCGLRDGIEKFGHFCIDTRLAAALRGDVANGLFFRGREALPFGRAIRSVRDLLDLLLTGSTTEPAANRPTFTLA; from the coding sequence ATGACCGTACGCACTTCCTTTCCGCCGCTGACGATTCGCGGCCGCACCTTGTTGCCCGTCGTGCAGGGCGGCATGGGCGTCGGTATCTCCGCGCACCGGCTGGCGGGCAGCGTCGCGCGCGAAGGCGCGGTCGGCACGATCGCGAGCATCGACCTGCGCCACCATCATGCGGACCTGCTCGCACGCTGCCGCGCGCAACCCGATCGCGTGACGCTCGAAGCCGCGAACCTCGAAGCGCTCGCACGCGAGATCCGTCTCGCGAAGACTTACAGCGAAGGGCGCGGGATGATCGCGGTCAACGTGATGAAGGCGGTGAGCGCGCATGCGGACTACGTGCGCGCCGCGTGCGACGAGGGCGCGGACGCGATCGTGATGGGGGCCGGCCTGCCGCTCGATCTGCCCGACCTCACGCAAGGACACGACATCGCGCTGATCCCGATCCTGTCGGACAGTCGCGGGATCGCGCTCGTGCTGAAGAAGTGGATGAAGAAGGGGCGCCTGCCCGATGCGATCGTGATCGAGCATCCGGCGCACGCGGGCGGCCACCTCGGTGTCACGCAGATCGACGACATGCACGATCACCGCTTCGACTTTGCGCGCGTGCTCGACGAGACCGCGCAAGTGATGGCGTCGCTCGGTCTCGAGCGCGAAACGATCCCGCTGATCGTTGCGGGCGGCGTCAACAGTCACGACACGGTGCGCGCGGCGTTCGCGGCCGGCGCGAACGGCGTGCAGGTCGGAACGCCGTTCGCGGTGACGGAAGAGGGCGATGCGCATCCACACTTCAAGCGCGTGCTCGCCGATGCGACACCCGACGACATCGTCGAATTCGTCAGCGTGACGGGGCTGCCCGCACGCGCGGTGAAAACGCCGTGGCTCGATCGTTACCTGCGCAACGAGACGCGCATCCGCACCAAGCTCGGTGCGTTGAAGCAGCGCTGCCCGACCGCGCTCGAATGCCTGAGCGTATGCGGCTTGCGCGACGGCATCGAGAAGTTCGGCCACTTCTGCATCGACACGCGGCTCGCGGCCGCGCTGCGCGGCGACGTCGCGAACGGGCTGTTCTTCCGCGGCCGCGAAGCGTTGCCGTTCGGCCGTGCGATCCGCAGCGTGCGCGACCTGCTCGACCTGCTGCTGACCGGCAGTACGACCGAGCCTGCGGCAAACCGTCCCACGTTTACGCTGGCTTGA
- a CDS encoding cephalosporin hydroxylase family protein: MSERPSARMRDINIEWLTRAAEFDHLFQTRWLGERFFHLPGDMLALQELIWRERPDCIVQTGIAAGGGVVFSASMLELAGEHGRVIAIEPRLRDDVRQRLQSHRLAHRMTLIEGESCAADTLASVRAQIGDGARVMAILDLTHTHAHVLRELECYAPLVTAGSYAIVMDTIMEYLPESMFDGKPYGRGNNPATAAREFLARDDRFEVDSDIEDRVLMTLSPGGFLKRVR; this comes from the coding sequence ATGTCAGAGCGTCCTTCGGCCCGCATGCGGGACATCAATATCGAATGGCTCACGCGCGCCGCCGAATTCGACCATCTGTTCCAGACGCGCTGGCTCGGCGAGCGCTTCTTCCATCTGCCCGGCGACATGCTCGCGCTCCAGGAGCTGATCTGGCGCGAGCGCCCCGACTGCATCGTGCAGACCGGCATCGCGGCGGGCGGCGGCGTCGTGTTCTCCGCGTCGATGCTGGAACTGGCCGGCGAGCACGGCCGCGTGATCGCGATCGAGCCGCGCCTGCGCGACGACGTCAGGCAGCGCCTGCAATCGCACCGGCTCGCCCATCGCATGACGCTGATCGAAGGCGAATCGTGCGCAGCCGACACGCTCGCGTCGGTACGCGCGCAGATCGGCGACGGCGCACGCGTGATGGCGATCCTCGACCTCACGCATACACACGCACACGTGCTGCGCGAACTCGAATGCTATGCGCCACTCGTGACGGCCGGTAGCTACGCGATCGTGATGGATACGATCATGGAGTATCTGCCCGAGTCGATGTTCGACGGCAAACCGTACGGCCGAGGCAACAACCCGGCCACGGCCGCGCGTGAATTTCTCGCGCGCGACGACCGGTTCGAAGTCGACTCCGACATCGAGGACCGCGTGCTCATGACGCTGTCGCCAGGCGGTTTCCTGAAGCGAGTGCGCTGA
- a CDS encoding OmpW/AlkL family protein produces the protein MHKTIRTCVTAAAAAASLLAMPSLSHAASPGDGINQGDVLVRLRAISIQPNERASDTLGAINTGVNNAIVPELDFTYMIRDYLGVELILGTSRHQMTSSLGNLGGVGVLPPTLLLQYHFNHAGKVRPYVGAGLNYTYFYNNGLNVGGQGVSINKSSFGPALQFGVDVQVTKKVFMNVDVKKIWMSTDATLGDKGIGTLHIDPLIVGVGVGMKF, from the coding sequence ATGCATAAAACGATTCGAACTTGTGTCACCGCTGCCGCTGCCGCGGCGAGTCTTCTCGCGATGCCTTCGCTGTCGCACGCGGCGTCGCCGGGAGACGGCATCAACCAGGGTGACGTACTGGTTCGGCTTCGCGCGATCAGCATCCAGCCGAACGAGCGCGCGAGCGACACGCTCGGCGCAATCAACACGGGCGTGAACAACGCGATCGTGCCGGAGCTCGACTTCACGTACATGATCCGCGACTACCTCGGGGTCGAGCTGATTCTCGGCACGTCGCGGCACCAGATGACGTCGAGCCTCGGCAATCTCGGCGGCGTGGGCGTGCTGCCGCCGACGCTGCTGCTGCAGTATCACTTCAACCATGCGGGCAAGGTGCGCCCGTACGTCGGCGCCGGGTTGAACTACACGTACTTCTACAACAACGGGCTCAACGTCGGCGGGCAGGGCGTGTCGATCAACAAGAGCAGCTTCGGCCCCGCACTGCAGTTCGGCGTGGACGTGCAGGTGACGAAGAAGGTGTTCATGAACGTCGACGTGAAGAAGATCTGGATGAGCACCGATGCGACGCTGGGCGACAAGGGCATCGGCACGCTGCACATCGATCCGCTGATCGTTGGCGTGGGCGTCGGGATGAAGTTCTGA